A region of Chloracidobacterium sp. DNA encodes the following proteins:
- a CDS encoding isoaspartyl peptidase/L-asparaginase, with translation MTRKNTKFKDLFVAVVLFALVLPITVFAQKGGYPEIKQLQSPQNPRIGFLIHGGAGSMKKGSLTPAKEKEYRDKLTEALLAGYKALQDGKSSLDAVEIAIRMMEDSPLFNAGKGAVFNADGKNELDASIMNGKTLAAGGAAGLHHVKNPITLARAVMEKSPHVFMFGNGAEIFAKEQKIEMVDEKYFWTQESWDAFQKLRQLEKDQKPSEPKKVSELNDGYSEKAKKVYGTVGAVALDKEGNLSAGTSTGGMDNKKYGRVGDAPIIGAGTYANNNTCAVSATGWGEYFIRLGVARDISALMEYRALTVQAAADAVIKQKLQKLGGNGGVIAMDKFGNMAISFNTDGMFRAYVGGDGKPVVEIYKD, from the coding sequence ATGACACGAAAAAACACAAAATTTAAGGACTTGTTTGTTGCAGTTGTTTTGTTTGCTCTTGTACTGCCGATCACTGTGTTTGCGCAAAAGGGCGGGTATCCTGAGATCAAGCAGCTTCAGTCGCCGCAGAATCCGCGTATTGGATTTTTGATCCACGGCGGTGCGGGCTCGATGAAAAAAGGTTCGTTGACACCGGCAAAGGAGAAAGAATATCGCGACAAGCTGACCGAGGCTTTGCTTGCTGGATATAAGGCTTTGCAGGATGGCAAGTCGAGCCTTGATGCGGTCGAGATCGCGATCAGGATGATGGAAGATTCGCCGCTTTTTAATGCCGGCAAGGGAGCGGTCTTCAACGCTGACGGCAAGAATGAGCTTGATGCTTCAATAATGAACGGGAAAACGCTGGCTGCGGGCGGAGCTGCGGGATTGCATCACGTTAAAAACCCGATCACGCTGGCGCGTGCAGTGATGGAAAAATCGCCGCATGTCTTTATGTTCGGTAACGGTGCTGAAATATTTGCGAAAGAACAGAAGATCGAAATGGTCGACGAAAAGTATTTCTGGACGCAGGAAAGCTGGGACGCTTTTCAGAAGCTAAGGCAGCTCGAAAAAGACCAAAAGCCCTCAGAGCCGAAGAAGGTCAGCGAGTTGAATGACGGTTATTCCGAAAAGGCAAAGAAGGTATATGGAACAGTGGGTGCCGTCGCCCTAGATAAAGAAGGAAATCTCTCGGCGGGAACATCGACCGGCGGCATGGACAATAAGAAGTACGGACGCGTCGGCGATGCTCCGATAATTGGCGCCGGAACTTATGCCAATAACAACACTTGTGCTGTTTCAGCGACAGGCTGGGGTGAGTATTTTATCCGTCTCGGTGTCGCGCGCGACATTTCGGCGTTGATGGAATATCGTGCTTTGACGGTGCAGGCTGCTGCTGATGCGGTCATCAAACAAAAACTTCAAAAACTCGGCGGCAACGGCGGCGTGATCGCGATGGACAAATTTGGAAACATGGCCATTTCATTCAACACTGACGGAATGTTCCGGGCTTATGTCGGCGGCGATGGAAAGCCTGTCGTTGAGATCTACAAAGATTAG
- a CDS encoding uracil-DNA glycosylase yields MLFETTPALPEPTETIQQIRAEIGPDCTRCKLSTLGRSQVVNSTGNFNAELMFVGEAPGKDEDEQGFPFVGRAGQLLTKIIESIDLKREDVFIGNINRCRPPENRAPEPDETIACKPFLKREVAVVRPKVIVVLGATAAQNLLETKVPIGKLRGQFHDYLGVKVMPTFHPAYLLRDPHKKREVWDDMKMVRDYLKSGTTK; encoded by the coding sequence ATGCTATTTGAGACGACGCCGGCTTTGCCGGAACCGACGGAGACCATTCAACAGATCCGCGCTGAGATCGGGCCGGATTGTACACGGTGCAAACTTTCGACGCTTGGGCGTTCGCAGGTGGTTAACAGCACGGGTAATTTCAACGCCGAACTGATGTTTGTTGGCGAGGCTCCGGGTAAGGATGAGGACGAGCAAGGGTTTCCGTTTGTAGGGCGCGCGGGACAGCTTTTGACCAAGATAATTGAAAGCATTGACCTAAAACGCGAAGATGTTTTTATCGGCAATATCAACCGCTGCAGACCGCCGGAAAATCGTGCTCCTGAGCCGGACGAAACCATCGCTTGCAAGCCATTCCTGAAACGCGAAGTTGCCGTTGTACGACCAAAAGTAATCGTCGTTCTGGGCGCGACCGCTGCTCAAAATTTGCTTGAAACCAAGGTCCCGATTGGGAAATTGCGTGGGCAATTTCATGACTATTTAGGCGTCAAAGTGATGCCGACCTTTCATCCGGCTTATCTGCTTCGCGACCCGCATAAGAAACGCGAGGTTTGGGATGATATGAAAATGGTTCGCGATTATTTGAAGTCAGGAACTACGAAATGA
- the coaBC gene encoding bifunctional phosphopantothenoylcysteine decarboxylase/phosphopantothenate--cysteine ligase CoaBC, protein MAKYRIGLGVTGGIAVYKAVEVMRMLQKAGCVVSVAMTKHATEFIQPLTFRALTDTHVIVDDYDPANPDPIAHINFSQNIDLLLIVPATANIIAKFANGIADDFLSSTYLAATAPVMIAPAMNTIMWEQPATKRNVARLKKDGVHFVEPVAGELACKTVGTGKLEDVENIVAQALALLETGDRRPETGAKASPISRLSFPVLDLSSERFLVTVGGTREAIDPVRFISNHSSGKMGFAVAEAAAARGASVTVVAGVTTVDPPENVNVIRAVSAEEMHAAVLKELPKATVFVGAAAVADYAPANAAEGKIKKDGRDFMILELKKTPDILSEVSANRPEGMLVVGFAAETDDVVGYARSKMKKKKLDLVVANDITKKGAGFNSDTNIATILTHLGGKQDLPLMSKREMADKILDQVLKLRKKRIAKNADANAAS, encoded by the coding sequence ATGGCTAAGTATCGCATTGGATTAGGCGTGACGGGAGGCATTGCTGTTTATAAGGCTGTCGAGGTGATGCGCATGCTTCAAAAAGCGGGCTGCGTCGTGAGCGTGGCGATGACTAAGCATGCGACGGAGTTTATTCAGCCGTTGACGTTTCGAGCTCTTACGGACACGCACGTCATTGTTGACGACTACGATCCGGCAAATCCGGATCCCATTGCTCACATCAATTTTTCGCAGAATATCGATCTGTTGCTGATCGTTCCGGCCACGGCGAATATTATTGCTAAGTTTGCAAACGGCATTGCTGACGATTTTCTTTCTTCAACTTATCTGGCGGCGACTGCACCTGTGATGATCGCTCCGGCGATGAACACAATTATGTGGGAGCAACCTGCTACGAAGCGAAACGTTGCTCGGTTGAAGAAGGACGGCGTGCATTTTGTCGAGCCGGTCGCGGGTGAGTTGGCTTGTAAGACCGTTGGGACTGGAAAGCTTGAGGATGTGGAGAATATTGTCGCGCAAGCATTGGCATTGTTAGAGACAGGAGACAGGAGACCGGAGACAGGAGCCAAGGCGTCTCCTATCTCTCGTCTCTCGTTTCCTGTCTTAGACCTGTCATCAGAGCGATTCCTCGTTACTGTCGGCGGGACCCGAGAAGCGATCGATCCGGTTCGGTTTATTTCTAATCATTCATCAGGGAAGATGGGTTTTGCGGTGGCTGAGGCCGCGGCGGCTAGAGGGGCTTCTGTGACGGTTGTTGCGGGTGTGACGACGGTTGATCCGCCGGAAAATGTAAATGTAATTCGCGCAGTGTCAGCAGAGGAAATGCACGCTGCTGTTCTAAAGGAATTGCCAAAAGCAACGGTGTTTGTCGGTGCAGCCGCAGTTGCAGATTATGCTCCGGCAAATGCTGCTGAGGGGAAGATCAAAAAGGACGGCCGGGATTTTATGATCCTCGAACTCAAGAAAACACCGGACATTTTGTCAGAGGTTTCTGCAAATCGTCCCGAAGGTATGCTCGTTGTTGGCTTTGCAGCAGAAACGGATGATGTGGTCGGTTACGCGCGTTCGAAAATGAAGAAAAAGAAGCTCGATCTGGTCGTCGCGAATGACATTACAAAAAAAGGTGCAGGCTTTAACAGCGATACAAATATTGCGACCATTTTGACCCATCTTGGCGGCAAGCAGGATCTGCCGCTTATGTCGAAACGAGAAATGGCGGATAAGATATTGGATCAGGTTTTGAAGTTAAGGAAAAAGCGGATAGCGAAAAATGCGGATGCGAATGCAGCGTCGTAG
- a CDS encoding DUF4870 domain-containing protein — protein sequence MGMFLHLSGLAFAIVFPLGIVLPIILWQTQKDKTPALDAHGKMVTNWMISSTIYGIVSFVLMFVLVGFLTGAVVWLLAVIFPIIGGVKANNGELWDYPLTIKFLK from the coding sequence ATGGGAATGTTTCTACATCTGTCCGGCTTGGCATTCGCAATTGTTTTTCCGCTTGGGATCGTTTTGCCAATAATTCTTTGGCAAACGCAAAAGGACAAGACGCCTGCACTTGATGCTCATGGCAAGATGGTCACAAATTGGATGATCTCATCAACGATCTACGGCATCGTGAGTTTTGTTTTGATGTTCGTTCTGGTCGGGTTTTTAACTGGTGCGGTTGTTTGGCTGTTGGCAGTTATATTTCCGATCATTGGCGGCGTTAAGGCTAATAACGGCGAACTGTGGGATTATCCTTTGACGATCAAGTTTCTTAAGTAG
- a CDS encoding type II secretion system protein, which translates to MKRAEQNDLGYSLLELVCTLAVLSILVMGTLPMAQNAVTRQKEQRLRETLREIRSAIDEFKRDTYGACAQGSSTTSNPTIGNQGAAADPRSRVYIDDCKIFGIDNLDRYPPSLEILVKGVRVKSRAPNLAGGSGLNDNSPQATEINQDKEVKKVYLREIPIDPMTGEKEWKLRSSYQDVDSDSWDDVNVFDVRTTAKGEALNGEKYSDW; encoded by the coding sequence GTGAAGAGAGCCGAACAAAATGATCTTGGATACAGTTTGCTCGAGCTTGTTTGCACGCTCGCGGTACTGTCGATCCTAGTGATGGGCACGCTCCCGATGGCACAGAATGCCGTTACGCGGCAGAAGGAACAGAGGCTGCGCGAAACGTTGCGTGAAATCCGCAGTGCGATCGATGAATTCAAGCGGGATACCTACGGAGCCTGTGCTCAGGGTTCTTCAACGACATCAAATCCTACGATAGGGAATCAAGGGGCGGCGGCCGATCCGCGAAGCCGTGTTTATATAGACGACTGCAAGATATTTGGCATTGACAATCTTGACCGATATCCGCCTTCGCTTGAAATTTTGGTCAAAGGCGTTCGAGTCAAATCGCGTGCTCCAAATTTGGCGGGCGGCAGCGGACTGAACGACAACTCGCCGCAGGCAACTGAGATCAATCAGGACAAAGAGGTCAAAAAGGTCTATCTGCGTGAAATTCCTATTGACCCGATGACGGGCGAGAAAGAATGGAAACTGCGTTCGTCTTATCAGGATGTCGATTCGGACAGCTGGGATGATGTCAATGTGTTCGATGTCAGGACAACGGCTAAAGGTGAAGCTCTAAACGGGGAGAAATATAGTGACTGGTAA
- a CDS encoding sigma-70 family RNA polymerase sigma factor — protein MSIQAIAIETARKLTDGELIVDAINGRADGFEELVRRYQRPITGYVFRMLGNYESSLDVTQEVFIKVYNSLHKYSPEYKFSTWLYRIAHNAAIDHMRRNPVTPQSLEAENSDGTYQLQIESSGPSPEQDHERAEWRNEIDSVVKCLPPAYRDLILLRHARDLSYDEIADITDLPLGTVKNRLFRAREMMREMFIERGFTGV, from the coding sequence ATGTCGATACAGGCGATAGCAATCGAGACAGCGCGGAAACTTACCGATGGTGAGCTGATCGTTGATGCGATTAATGGCCGTGCTGACGGGTTTGAGGAGCTCGTTCGACGATACCAGCGTCCGATTACGGGATACGTTTTTCGAATGCTTGGCAATTACGAATCGTCGCTCGACGTCACTCAGGAAGTCTTCATTAAGGTTTACAATTCGCTCCATAAATACAGTCCTGAATATAAATTTTCGACGTGGCTTTACCGCATTGCACATAACGCTGCGATCGATCATATGCGGCGAAATCCTGTCACCCCACAAAGTCTCGAAGCCGAAAATTCCGACGGCACATATCAGTTACAAATCGAAAGCAGCGGACCTTCGCCCGAACAGGATCACGAGCGTGCCGAGTGGCGAAACGAAATCGATTCTGTCGTCAAATGCCTGCCTCCGGCATATCGCGATCTGATATTGCTCAGACACGCGCGTGACCTTAGCTATGACGAGATAGCGGATATCACAGACTTGCCATTAGGCACGGTGAAAAATCGCTTATTCCGGGCACGCGAGATGATGCGCGAAATGTTTATCGAAAGAGGATTTACAGGAGTATAA
- a CDS encoding TonB-dependent receptor, with the protein MKFIRSVLFLFLITGILTGAALAQATGSIAGQVVDGLGAIVVGATVTAVAADGKEKQVVTNARGEYSIGGLAPGKYAVKAIAPKFALYDNTEVMVTSGERNELSIVLTVAGLEESVDVSNENKVTTDADNNANATVIKGKDLEALPDDPDELQAALQALAGAAAGPNGGQIYIDGFTGGQLPAKDAIREIRINQNPFSAEFDRLGFGRIEILTKPGSDKWRGQAFMNFNDESLNSRNPFANNRAPSQTKFFGGSVSGPIKQGKSSFSLDINNRNIDNNAIINAQILTPSNDIVNLRRDVRVPNERLSITPRLDYSINAKNTLVARYSFSNSAAENQGIGDTSLPSRAYTTSSREHEVRLTETMIINSKTVNETRFEYSDSKREQDGDNTIPTINVASAFVGGGAQIGLSFNRNKTWEINNYTSTSFGKNSQHSFKFGGKLRHVSLDDRSENNFGGTFVFPGFPGTGACDIDFDGFVSSIEQYRCKVMGTVGLQYNPTQFTITAGEPLSSVSQYETGLYLTDDWKVSPALLLSFGLRYENQTNISSKLNFAPRFGFAYSPGAGGARAPKTVFRGGAGIFYDRFSENLTLQATRFDGVTQLNLVVNANDPDPVRQAAAIALLAQPVFTQNGVTNVPTAAQIQAVLPQSNTIRQVADNLQVPYTMQATIGIERQLPGRTTVAGYFITSRILHQLRSRNINAPICPLQEDCSNSPRPEPTLGNLYEYESSGTTKQNQLIVNFRTNLNTKYSFFGNYRLGFAKGDTDGAGSFPAYTFDLTGEYGRSSFDIRHSFVIGGNITMPWNVTLNPFIIAQSGRPFNITEGNDINRDALFTERPTYGQLQSRCSELNLTSSFCNIGSNDPNAIIPRNYGVGPSYFSVNMRVGRNFGFGHTAQSPDQGGGSGGNRRGGQAGGGGIPSGGMGGGGMTRGGGPGGGGMFGGGGDTRKPYNLNVGINFTNLFNSVNFSTPVGALNSSRFGQSVSTAGGFGGFGGGGFGGVSAANRRIELQMRFSW; encoded by the coding sequence ATGAAATTCATACGATCAGTTCTATTTTTATTTTTAATAACGGGTATTCTCACTGGGGCCGCATTGGCGCAGGCTACGGGCAGCATTGCCGGGCAGGTTGTCGATGGTCTCGGTGCGATAGTTGTCGGAGCGACCGTAACTGCGGTTGCGGCCGATGGCAAAGAGAAGCAGGTTGTCACAAATGCCCGCGGTGAATATTCTATCGGCGGACTTGCTCCAGGCAAATATGCAGTAAAAGCAATCGCTCCAAAATTTGCGCTTTATGACAATACCGAAGTCATGGTGACGTCGGGCGAACGCAACGAGCTTTCTATCGTGCTGACGGTTGCCGGTCTCGAAGAAAGTGTCGATGTGTCAAACGAAAATAAGGTAACAACCGATGCCGACAATAACGCGAATGCAACGGTTATCAAAGGCAAGGACCTCGAAGCCTTGCCGGACGATCCGGATGAATTACAGGCTGCACTGCAGGCTTTGGCGGGGGCGGCTGCTGGGCCAAACGGCGGACAGATCTATATCGACGGCTTCACCGGCGGGCAGCTTCCGGCCAAGGACGCGATTCGCGAGATCCGCATTAATCAAAATCCTTTTTCGGCAGAGTTCGACAGGCTGGGATTCGGCCGCATCGAGATCTTGACAAAACCGGGATCTGACAAATGGCGCGGCCAGGCGTTCATGAATTTTAATGACGAAAGCCTGAATTCCCGCAATCCTTTTGCCAATAACCGAGCACCAAGCCAGACAAAGTTTTTCGGTGGCAGTGTTTCGGGGCCAATCAAGCAGGGCAAATCGTCTTTCTCCCTTGATATCAACAATCGCAACATCGACAACAACGCGATCATCAACGCCCAAATACTAACCCCTTCAAACGATATCGTAAATCTGCGGAGGGATGTGCGTGTGCCTAACGAGCGACTCTCGATCACACCACGACTCGACTATTCGATCAACGCCAAAAATACGTTGGTTGCCCGCTACAGCTTCTCAAATTCCGCTGCGGAAAATCAGGGCATTGGCGACACGTCATTGCCGTCGCGAGCATATACGACATCGAGTCGTGAGCACGAGGTACGTCTCACAGAGACGATGATCATAAACTCCAAAACGGTGAACGAGACTCGCTTCGAGTACAGCGATTCAAAGCGCGAGCAGGACGGTGACAACACGATCCCGACGATCAACGTTGCCTCTGCATTTGTCGGCGGCGGAGCGCAGATAGGTTTGAGTTTTAATCGTAACAAGACTTGGGAGATCAACAACTATACATCAACGTCCTTTGGAAAGAACTCGCAACATTCCTTCAAATTTGGCGGGAAGCTGAGGCATGTATCGCTCGATGACCGTTCGGAAAATAACTTTGGCGGGACATTTGTTTTCCCTGGATTTCCTGGAACCGGTGCCTGCGATATTGATTTCGATGGCTTTGTATCGTCGATCGAGCAATATCGATGCAAGGTGATGGGCACCGTCGGCTTGCAATATAATCCGACACAGTTCACGATCACGGCTGGCGAACCGCTGTCCTCGGTGTCGCAGTATGAAACTGGTCTGTACCTGACTGATGATTGGAAAGTCAGTCCGGCCTTGCTTTTGAGTTTTGGACTCCGTTACGAAAATCAGACCAATATCAGCAGTAAACTTAATTTCGCACCAAGATTTGGTTTTGCATATTCACCCGGAGCAGGCGGAGCAAGGGCTCCGAAGACCGTCTTCCGTGGAGGGGCTGGAATTTTTTATGATCGTTTTAGTGAGAATCTGACGCTCCAGGCAACTCGGTTCGACGGTGTAACCCAATTGAATCTGGTCGTAAATGCGAACGATCCTGATCCGGTTCGCCAAGCGGCAGCGATCGCTCTCCTTGCCCAGCCCGTATTTACGCAAAACGGTGTAACCAACGTTCCGACCGCGGCTCAGATACAGGCCGTTTTGCCGCAGTCCAATACGATCCGCCAGGTTGCAGATAATCTGCAGGTCCCTTATACAATGCAGGCCACCATTGGAATTGAAAGGCAGCTTCCGGGGAGAACAACGGTGGCCGGCTATTTTATTACGTCGAGGATATTGCACCAGCTTCGCTCAAGGAACATAAATGCGCCGATCTGTCCGCTTCAGGAGGACTGCTCGAACTCCCCGCGTCCAGAACCGACACTCGGAAATCTCTACGAATACGAATCGAGCGGCACGACGAAACAGAATCAGCTCATCGTCAATTTTAGAACAAATCTCAACACCAAATACTCGTTTTTCGGCAACTACCGTCTCGGCTTTGCTAAAGGCGACACTGACGGTGCGGGCAGTTTTCCTGCTTATACCTTTGACCTGACAGGCGAGTACGGCAGGAGTTCGTTCGATATCCGCCACAGCTTCGTTATTGGCGGTAATATTACGATGCCGTGGAACGTGACTCTGAACCCGTTTATCATAGCCCAATCCGGCAGGCCCTTTAACATCACCGAGGGCAACGATATCAATCGTGACGCGCTGTTTACTGAGCGCCCAACCTATGGCCAACTACAAAGCCGCTGCAGCGAACTGAATTTGACCTCTTCGTTTTGTAATATCGGTTCAAATGATCCGAATGCAATAATTCCGAGAAACTACGGAGTAGGACCGTCATATTTTAGCGTGAATATGCGTGTCGGCAGAAACTTTGGCTTTGGACACACGGCCCAATCTCCAGACCAAGGTGGCGGAAGCGGTGGTAATCGTCGCGGAGGACAAGCAGGCGGCGGCGGAATTCCTAGTGGCGGCATGGGCGGCGGGGGAATGACGCGCGGAGGTGGTCCAGGCGGCGGCGGCATGTTTGGCGGCGGTGGCGACACGCGAAAGCCATACAATCTAAATGTCGGCATCAATTTCACCAATTTATTTAACAGCGTAAACTTCAGCACACCGGTCGGAGCACTCAACTCGAGCCGCTTTGGTCAGTCCGTTTCGACTGCTGGTGGATTCGGAGGCTTTGGAGGCGGCGGTTTTGGTGGTGTCAGTGCGGCAAACCGCAGGATCGAACTGCAGATGCGCTTTAGCTGGTAG
- a CDS encoding zf-HC2 domain-containing protein: protein MKLKTNNFECPLDEIAAYIDGELTFTREIELDAHFAACEACSEELNQQKQFLCELDAGLKGEDVIALPADFTKTIVANAESTVAGLRRPRERFNALFICAGLFLFALFALGSDAGKIFNGLAVAAEQVAAVGSFFGHLVYSIFLGLAIVVRSFAVQFRFDLVIGLILTAAIFACLMLASRRALRLLRAQ from the coding sequence ATGAAATTGAAGACGAACAATTTTGAATGTCCATTGGATGAGATCGCAGCGTATATTGACGGCGAACTTACCTTCACGCGTGAGATCGAACTCGATGCTCATTTTGCGGCATGCGAAGCCTGCTCCGAAGAACTTAATCAGCAAAAACAGTTTCTATGCGAACTGGATGCCGGACTTAAAGGCGAGGACGTCATTGCTCTGCCGGCGGATTTTACAAAAACAATAGTTGCAAATGCAGAAAGCACCGTCGCCGGACTTCGCCGACCGCGTGAGCGGTTCAATGCCTTGTTTATTTGCGCAGGATTATTTTTGTTTGCTCTTTTCGCGTTAGGCTCGGATGCCGGCAAAATATTTAACGGCCTCGCAGTTGCCGCGGAGCAGGTTGCGGCGGTTGGCAGTTTCTTTGGGCATCTTGTCTATTCGATATTTTTAGGTTTGGCGATCGTCGTGCGGTCATTTGCGGTGCAGTTTCGATTCGATCTGGTAATTGGGTTGATATTGACTGCCGCTATATTTGCCTGTTTGATGCTTGCCTCGCGAAGAGCACTACGATTGCTTCGTGCACAGTAG
- a CDS encoding type II secretion system protein, with protein sequence MIAMFIMIILLSVAIPTYERSVRQAREVVLKENLWQIRRAIDQYTADKGKMPKSVEDLVGAKYLREKPIDPIRDETDWSEIQGEDPNSTEAESGLKDVKSLADGVDSNGVPYSEY encoded by the coding sequence ATGATCGCGATGTTCATTATGATCATCCTTTTGTCGGTTGCGATCCCAACCTACGAGCGGAGTGTGCGGCAGGCCAGGGAAGTTGTTCTCAAAGAAAATCTATGGCAAATACGTCGGGCAATCGACCAGTACACCGCCGATAAAGGAAAAATGCCAAAGAGCGTTGAAGATCTTGTTGGGGCAAAATACCTCCGTGAAAAGCCAATCGACCCGATCCGTGACGAGACCGACTGGAGCGAGATTCAGGGCGAAGACCCAAATTCTACGGAAGCCGAATCGGGGTTAAAGGATGTGAAAAGCCTCGCGGACGGTGTAGATAGTAACGGTGTTCCCTATTCCGAGTATTAA
- a CDS encoding competence/damage-inducible protein A, with the protein MLSAEIIAIGSELLTPTKTDTNSLWLTEKLNDIGIDVKLKTIVGDDGERLEETVRDAMRRSDIVITTGGLGPTEDDITRQFTAKALDRELVYHDRIEQHLRERFRSWGREMPEINKRQAYIIDRAEILPNPNGSAVGMFVEEGEKMLTILPGPPRENQPMFIEHVLPKLKAMAGEVYVKRRILRVSGLGESAVDEIAAPIYKAYPDVQTSILFNKSEVEIHIAASSEKAETADWTVNKLADELAEALGKAVFSTNGETMEEVVGRRLKERGETVSVAESCTGGLIARRLTEIAGSSAYFMEGSVTYSNEAKMRTLNVEAEILEKHGAVSAECAEAMAKGMLERAGTDHAISVTGIAGPDGGTDEKPVGTVFIGYAGAKGVKSVKIVLPGDRYLIRWRSSQAALDYLRRQLTL; encoded by the coding sequence ATGCTTTCTGCTGAGATAATCGCTATCGGCTCTGAGCTTCTCACACCGACAAAAACAGATACAAACAGTCTTTGGCTAACAGAAAAGCTCAACGACATTGGCATAGACGTTAAACTCAAGACGATCGTTGGCGACGATGGCGAACGTCTTGAGGAGACAGTGCGCGATGCGATGCGGCGGTCGGATATTGTTATTACGACGGGAGGGTTGGGGCCGACGGAGGATGATATTACTCGGCAGTTCACGGCCAAGGCGCTTGACCGTGAATTGGTATATCACGACAGGATCGAACAGCATTTGCGTGAGCGATTTCGTAGCTGGGGCCGCGAGATGCCGGAGATCAATAAACGACAGGCATATATAATTGATAGAGCAGAGATACTACCGAATCCAAACGGTTCCGCAGTTGGAATGTTTGTCGAAGAAGGCGAGAAAATGCTGACTATCTTGCCCGGGCCGCCGCGTGAGAACCAGCCGATGTTCATCGAACACGTGCTGCCTAAATTAAAGGCGATGGCAGGCGAAGTTTATGTGAAACGGCGAATTTTGCGTGTTTCCGGCTTGGGTGAATCGGCGGTTGACGAGATCGCGGCTCCGATCTATAAGGCTTACCCAGACGTTCAGACATCGATACTGTTTAACAAAAGCGAAGTCGAGATACATATTGCAGCGAGTTCTGAAAAAGCCGAAACGGCCGATTGGACGGTTAATAAGCTTGCCGATGAACTTGCAGAAGCGTTGGGCAAGGCTGTTTTTTCTACAAACGGCGAAACGATGGAAGAAGTCGTCGGCAGACGCTTGAAAGAACGTGGGGAAACTGTTTCCGTCGCCGAAAGCTGCACCGGCGGGCTTATCGCAAGGCGTTTGACAGAAATTGCGGGTTCGTCTGCGTATTTTATGGAAGGCTCGGTCACATATTCCAATGAAGCGAAGATGCGGACATTGAATGTGGAGGCTGAAATACTCGAAAAACACGGCGCCGTAAGCGCCGAGTGTGCCGAGGCGATGGCTAAGGGAATGCTTGAGCGAGCCGGAACCGATCACGCGATCTCGGTCACAGGAATCGCCGGGCCTGACGGCGGTACCGACGAAAAACCTGTCGGTACGGTGTTTATAGGCTATGCCGGAGCAAAAGGTGTTAAGTCGGTAAAGATCGTTCTTCCTGGCGACCGTTATCTAATTCGCTGGCGTTCAAGCCAGGCAGCGCTCGATTATCTGCGTCGGCAACTGACTTTATAG